One Ostrea edulis chromosome 2, xbOstEdul1.1, whole genome shotgun sequence genomic region harbors:
- the LOC125679782 gene encoding uncharacterized protein K02A2.6-like, whose protein sequence is MREDAQPYAVTAPRRVALPYLEKVKAELSRMESSGVISPVDEPTDWCSGLVVIPKKNNCVRLCIDLTQLNKWVRRENFQLPSTEETLNRLTGAKVFSKLDANSGFWQIPLAPASRLLTTFITPFGRYCFNRVPFGISSAPEYFQKRMQMILAGFEGVLCQMDDILVFGATQEEHDGRLENVLRKLCEAGITLNSAKCEFSKDQITFVGHVIDQNGIQPDPKKVSAVKNYEAPQNVTDVRRFLGMVNQLGRFTPNLAEHSKPLRDLLHKDNEFTWGPPQEQAFSKIKEELSNETVLALYDPKVPTKVSADASSYGLGAVLLQATDSSSSKHWKPIAYASRSMGPTEQRYAQVEKEALAVTWACEKFSDFLIGMKFNIETDHKPLISLLGSKAISDLPPRIQRFRMRLMRYEYEIYHVPGKNLYTADALSRAPQQDMSKEEEEFQTVVEAYVDSIIETLPASESLLEEIRRKLHEDSVLRIVMRYCEEGWPGFEKPSINIVTRPFWQIREELSVCQGLLMRGNRLVIPTALRADMLQRIHEGHQGILKCRERVRNFIWWPGINRETEDLVKSCSVCVKNRPDHAEPLRPTKFPDRPWEMLATDLFHLKNDNYLLVVDYFSRYVEIAKLESTTSQTIINHLKSIPHHRP, encoded by the coding sequence ATGAGAGAGGACGCGCAACCGTACGCAGTCACCGCACCAAGGAGAGTGGCCTTACCCTACCTTGAGAAAGTCAAAGCTGAGCTAAGTAGGATGGAGAGCTCAGGAGTTATCTCACCTGTAGATGAGCCTACGGACTGGTGCTCAGGTCTCGTGGTGATCCCAAAGAAAAACAACTGTGTTAGACTTTGTATTGACCTGACACAACTCAACAAGTGGGTCAGAAGGGAGAATTTCCAATTACCAAGCACAGAGGAGACCCTCAACAGACTCACAGGAGCCAAAGTTTTTTCAAAGTTAGATGCTAACAGTGGATTTTGGCAAATACCTCTAGCTCCAGCATCTAGACTCTTGACCACATTTATTACACCATTTGGGCGATATTGTTTCAACAGAGTACCTTTTGGTATCTCATCAGCCCCGGAGTACTTCCAGAAAAGGATGCAGATGATTCTAGCTGGGTTTGAGGGTGTCTTATGTCAGATGGACGACATACTTGTGTTTGGAGCCACCCAAGAGGAACATGATGGCAGGCTAGAAAATGTGTTGAGAAAACTGTGTGAAGCAGGCATAACTCTTAACAGTGCAAAGTGTGAGTTCTCAAAGGACCAAATCACCTTTGTAGGACATGTCATAGACCAAAATGGGATTCAACCTGATCCAAAGAAGGTGTCAGCAGTCAAAAACTATGAAGCACCGCAAAATGTGACAGACGTTCGACGCTTCTTAGGAATGGTGAATCAGCTCGGACGATTTACTCCTAATCTGGCAGAGCATAGCAAACCGTTGCGTGACTTGCTACACAAGGACAACGAATTTACATGGGGACCTCCACAGGAGCAAGCTTTCAGCAAGATTAAAGAAGAACTGAGTAATGAGACAGTTCTCGCTCTGTATGATCCAAAAGTTCCAACAAAAGTGTCGGCAGATGCGTCGTCATATGGATTAGGAGCCGTACTTCTCCAAGCGACAGACAGCAGCAGCAGCAAGCATTGGAAGCCAATTGCTTATGCTTCACGATCCATGGGCCCAACCGAGCAACGATACGCACAAGTAGAGAAAGAAGCACTTGCTGTGACGTGGGCTTGTGAGAAATTCTCAGATTTCCTGATTGGCATGAAATTTAACATAGAGACAGACCATAAACCCCTGATATCTCTACTGGGATCGAAAGCTATTTCTGATCTACCACCAAGGATACAGCGTTTCCGCATGCGACTCATGAGATATGAGTATGAGATATACCATGTTCCTGGTAAAAATCTTTACACAGCTGATGCACTCTCTAGAGCACCGCAGCAAGATATGTCAAAAGAAGAGGAGGAGTTCCAGACGGTGGTGGAAGCATACGTAGACTCCATCATAGAAACTCTTCCAGCAAGCGAGTCGCTACTAGAAGAAATACGACGAAAACTACATGAGGATAGCGTGTTACGCATTGTCATGCGGTACTGTGAGGAGGGTTGGCCAGGATTTGAGAAGCCATCAATCAACATTGTCACTCGTCCATTTTGGCAGATAAGAGAAGAACTCTCAGTCTGTCAAGGGTTACTTATGAGAGGAAATCGACTCGTTATTCCTACAGCTCTAAGAGCTGACATGTTGCAGAGAATCCATGAAGGACATCAAGGAATACTGAAGTGTCGGGAACGAGTCAGAAATTTTATTTGGTGGCCAGGGATTAATCGTGAAACCGAGGACCTAGTGAAAAGCTGTTCTGTCTGTGTGAAAAACAGACCAGATCACGCAGAGCCTTTACGACCAACCAAATTTCCAGACAGGCCATGGGAGATGTTAGCAACAGACCTATTTCACCTGAAAAATGACAATTATCTACTCGTCGTTGACTATTTTTCCCGCTATGTTGAAATAGCAAAGTTGGAAAGCACCACATCACAGACCATAATAAATCATCTTAAATCGATACCACATCACAGACCATAA